The Thalassophryne amazonica chromosome 6, fThaAma1.1, whole genome shotgun sequence genome includes a region encoding these proteins:
- the LOC117512724 gene encoding PRA1 family protein 3-like, whose product MAKMELAPLRPWADFFPGSDRFAKPDFGDLAKWNNRVISNLMYYQTNYLVVAIVVFLIVGFFNPSGMFLGGLVVTLVFMGSVWAGENKATIKNFKKKNPTLFIVGVMVTSYFLLRLCGGVMVFIFGITFPLLLILIHASLRLRNMKNKLENKIEGAGLKKTPMGVILDLLDQQEERMNKIQDFIESKLKE is encoded by the exons ATGGCGAAGATGGAGCTGGCGCCTCTCAGACCGTGGGCTGATTTCTTCCCTGGTTCGGACCGCTTTGCCAAACCAGATTTCGGCGATTTGGCCAAGTGGAACAACAGAGTGATCAGCAATTTGATGTATTACCAGACGAATTATCTGGTGGTGGCCATTGTGGTTTTCCTCATTGTAGG ATTTTTTAATCCTTCTGGCATGTTTCTGGGAGGACTTGTGGTGACGCTGGTCTTCATGGGATCCGTTTGGGCAGGAGAGAACAAGGCCACCATCAAGAACTTCAAAAAGAAGAACCCAACACTGTTCATCGTTGGTGTCATGGTGACCAGTTACTTCTTGCTGCGGCTATGTGGCGGTGTGATGGTTTTCATTTTTGGAATCACCTTCCCTTTGCTGC TAATCCTGATACACGCCTCTCTGAGACTGCGCAACATGAAGAACAAACTGGAGAACAAGATTGAAGGCGCTGGGCTTAAGAAGACTCCCATGGGTGTTATCCTGGATCTCTTGGATCAACAAGAAGAGAGAATGAACAAGATTCAGGATTTCATTGAAAGCAAACTGAAGGAGTAA
- the lmod3 gene encoding leiomodin-3, with protein sequence MSNTNDTEDFNEEDLDEDELLATLSPEELKELQSEMDVIIAPDESVPVGQRQKDQTEKPPTGTFDHRSLVDYLYWEKESKRMLEEIRVPATLLPSEKMLREEEDKKNEDVEYVYEVIENIIEEEATDGTERENIIEEIIEEIFEVDEKEDKPIRALLVTADKNGNVEKLVDAPGLNGMKKLPPEDTDDNQPFSDSKEKSESFAPKTVTFQTEDKKENQGLNALLPNETPEEQITNETNDTVPEKEMRKINKLKIPQLALGNIKMTSRPSGNETNLETTLDKIRNNNPSVMEVNLNNIENIPKEMLLDYVNALKKNKHVKTFSIANTGVDENIAFNLANMLRENRSITTLNIESNFITGKGIVAIIRCLQFNETLTELRFHNQRHMLGHHAEMEISRLLKANNTLLKMGYHFEQPGPRMVVTNILTRNLDRQRQLRKEEQRQQQLKEQREVMQMYENSLNLPPGLLEMLGYIPPVELLQQHGLVPQSSEVSATSQKKTDSSKKSDREKPQNQLKHSLKKSIPKAPSTERANPLKDVHLKRTPKKRDPFLDINPREDRRPEKVSFQLRKSPKVKDAGSVEMTAEKADLKDVIKTLKPVPRRRVPPKVDLTPRDQLLSQIKQSNVAYLKPVPLPKALESSETSLL encoded by the exons ATGTCAAACACCAATGACACAGAGGACTTTAATGAAGAAGACCTCGATGAGGATGAACTTCTTGCTACGCTTTCACCCGAGGAGCTTAAGGAGCTCCAGAGTGAGATGGATGTTATTATTGCCCCCGATGAGAGTGTACCGGTTGGACAGAGACAGAAGGACCAGACAGAAAAGCCTCCAACTGGAACATTTGACCATCGATCCCTGGTTGATTACCTCTACTGGGAGAAAGAGTCCAAACGAATGCTTGAGGAAATAAGAGTGCCTGCTACCCTGCTGCCCAGTGAG AAAATGTTGAGAGAGGAAGAAGATAAAAAGAACGAGGATGTTGAATATGTTTATGAAGTAATAGAGAATATTATTGAGGAGGAAGCCACAGATGGAACTGAAAGAGAAAACATTATAGAGGAGATAATTGAGGAAATATTTGAAGTTGATGAGAAGGAAGACAAACCAATCCGGGCGTTACTTGTGACTGCAGATAAAAATGGAAATGTAGAGAAACTCGTAGATGCTCCAGGTCTTAACGGCATGAAAAAATTGCCACCAGAGGATACAGATGACAATCAGCCTTTTTCAGACTCAAAGGAGAAGAGCGAGAGCTTTGCCCCTAAAACTGTCACCTTCCAAACTGAAGACAAGAAGGAAAATCAAGGCTTAAATGCTTTACTTCCCAACGAAACGCCAGAGGAACAAATTACAAATGAGACTAATGATACTGTCCCAGAGAAGGAAATgagaaaaattaataaattaaagatCCCACAGTTGGCACTTGGTAACATAAAAATGACATCAAGACCTTCGGGTAATGAGACGAACTTAGAGACCACGCTTGACAAAATCCGCAACAACAACCCCTCTGTCATGGAGGTAAACCTCAACAACATAGAAAACATTCCCAAAGAGATGCTTTTAGACTACGTCAATGCCTTGAAGAAGAATAAACATGTCAAAACCTTCAGTATAGCCAACACTGGTGTTGATGAAAACATTGCCTTCAACCTGGCCAACATGCTACGAGAGAATCGCAGCATTACAACATTGAATATCGAGTCTAACTTCATAACTGGAAAGGGAATCGTGGCCATAATACGCTGCCTCCAGTTCAATGAGACACTGACAGAACTGCGATTCCACAACCAAAGGCACATGCTGGGTCACCACGCAGAGATGGAGATCTCACGCCTGCTCAAAGCTAACAACACCCTCCTGAAGATGGGTTACCACTTTGAGCAACCAGGGCCCAGAATGGTGGTGACCAACATTTTAACGCGGAATCTTGACCGCCAGAGGCAGCTGAGGAAGGAAGAGCAGAGGCAGCAGCAACTTAAGGAGCAGAGGGAGGTGATGCAGATGTATGAGAACAGTCTAAACCTACCTCCCGGCTTGCTTGAGATGCTTGGGTACATACCACCCGTCGAACTTCTGCAGCAGCACGGGCTCGTCCCACAGTCTTCAGAAGTCAGTgcgacatctcagaagaagacaGACAGCTCTAAAAAAAGTGACAGGGAAAAGCCTCAGAATCAGCTCAAACACAGCTTGAAGAAGAGCATTCCAAAGGCACCCAGTACAGAACGAGCAAACCCATTAAAAGATGTGCACCTGAAGAGGACTCCCAAGAAGCGTGACCCCTTTCTGGATATAAACCCGAGGGAAGACAGGAGACCAGAGAAGGTCAGTTTCCAACTGAGGAAGTCTCCCAAAGTGAAGGACGCAGGCAGTGTGGAGATGACAGCTGAAAAAGCCGACCTGAAAGATGTGATAAAGACTTTGAAACCCGTCCCCCGGAGACGCGTGCCTCCAAAGGTTGACCTCACACCACGTGATCAGCTGCTAAGCCAGATTAAACAGAGCAATGTGGCCTATCTCAAACCT GTGCCGCTCCCTAAAGCGCTGGAATCAAGTGAAACGAGTCTCCTCTGA